The Dioscorea cayenensis subsp. rotundata cultivar TDr96_F1 unplaced genomic scaffold, TDr96_F1_v2_PseudoChromosome.rev07_lg8_w22 25.fasta BLBR01000372.1, whole genome shotgun sequence nucleotide sequence tacatgtaagtggaCTTACAATGTAAATGGAAATgttgtatttcaacttacatcattgttgtttggtttgatgtaagtgaaaatacttTATATACTTTTCATGAGTTTGGTTTTATGTAAGTGAGAGAGGTATAGTCACCATGTAAGTAGTATGGTGAGATGACCTCCATTAGTTTTTATtagtaattatttaatacttgtcatacaaattaatttaagcaaaaataattaattaacttaaattcattatttatgtaatgtaaaaatattaaatatttatttttaaacaattagcattaaatttaattaacaaataatattttttaacataaatcatattacaaaatatttaaatcaacaTATAACATCATTAAaattcatctatatatatatttcattatttatctggaaaacatgaaacaaaattaaaatctcCATGAATGAAGATCATCTAAAAATCAGATATATGATCTATACAAGTTAACCTTAAAAACCAAACTAATGTTCATCATCATCCATATAATTAATCATTAATCAAACAAAGCAAGACCACAGCAATcctgaggagggataccccgccactcaaccctcagaaAACCGCAAGGCTGATCAATACACCAGAATTCAAcaatagtaacaacaacaacaacaacaagagggatacagaaaatatataggttcacaaatacacaaggaAACAACACTAACAATAGTAGGAAATGCTAGTACATGAAAGTTTAAGAGTTATTTagatactaaaccatgcaacaaatttttctacacactagtggatccataggtcttataatatgttccatgacaacaacagCATACATGAACTAAAGGAAATACAACAGAAGATAGAACAGTAGAAAATGCCCAGTACGCTGCCACATagtcacacctactacctgcaacagactgggaggaagaaagagggatgagtaactcaagttactcagtgaggggaagTTAGCACAACTTTAGCATAAATAcaccaacaataataacaataataaaacatcaaaataaaagctTTACCAACACAATACTATTTTAGAAACATTAACACATATAATAGAAGTCTTCAAAaggattaaaataacataataatatcaataaaaccatttttaccccaactagggtatacaacaccaaaaccacaaaacatggttttaataaataagcacaatacccaacactcacccagcataacgtggtctagaaaactctctaaaccttagccgtGGCCCTTGAagttgacccatcagttcaccggttggtgactccggctacacgatgaatatccagtcagggctctacactcccacctgaactgaccctcgtagtaatcagccggtcatcacgccacctcaacaggctggccgtGGAGACCGGCTACCGCAGTAGGATATCACCATACAGTCACCACAATAAACACAACCCCACTTGGAGTATAAAAGTCATCCATGTTCAACAATCAACAACACCTCGACCATTgtacgaggacaagataaaacaCAAGGAAAgctcaagcttttaacacaatttaatttacaaatcccaCGCAAGAAACAACATGGTAACCATTTCCTTTCAACCATTTAAAATGAGTTTCAAGCCTtagatttcacaaaatcaatgatttccacaacaaatctcaagtttcatacaaaataaggatttcacaaactcatggatatatatatatatatatatcaatcacaaatccaacaataacaaatcaaaagccgaatgagacatccaagattttctcaataataactatcattcaccaaaataccaaacaagtataaatcaataaaacttacttaaaacatgatacgtatatatatatatatatgtgtgtgtgtgtgtgtatatatatgtatattcatctctagctattggcattcttctaattaAAGCTATGCTCAACAATTCCACTCACTGAATTGGCGATTTGTCTTTCTCGCtagctactcctcggctaaaTCTTTGCCTCAAGCCAAGACTTTTCCTTGCCAAAgtataacaaaatacaacaataattagcaaataaaacaaatcacacaagaaaaaccctaagttttctaacaaagaaccctaattcgatcctagggttagctcaaagctaggtctaaaggttaccaatgaattcctgaGGGTTTTAACTTCACTCtagtccaaagaaatcaaagaaacaaccaaagattgtcagtgctacagtaacctctaatttgctacagtgaaaccGGCCCTTATACTATgaattttctcccaatttacaacaccaattcaagaaatttcttcacaataattctcatacatgaacaacaagtcaatggcttcaatttgtgcttataaacaactaaatttatggagaaatctaggtttaaaaaaaaaaatctaaaaacaaggaaatacaagaagaaaatatggtataaaacattaaatccaagcttaccaagttcaagaTTGAGGGAGGAAGGGAAAGGACACTTGGTTCACCCGAAAACCTCACTGGGAAAAAATTTTAGGATGAGAGAAGGGTTCTGCCAAactagggaagaagaagaacaaaggaaGAAAGGCTTTTAGAGGAATAAAAATTCGTGCTGCTGCAGATATGATCGCTACGAGAGCGATGCACTACATGAACTAAACTTCTATGCATGACACTACTGAGTCAGACCGCTACAGTATTgtgctaaaaaatatatagaaattggCTAGGTCAATCTACAGTAAAAAAGTGGTTATAACACATACATTTTCTCAAGAGAAAGTGTCTGCAAGAAACACTTATCCTCAAACTCCTCATGAACAAAATTAGGCTAAATTAACAAATGGTCACCAATATTCcaaacttgttcttgatcttcattatAATCACCAACAACATGATCTTGATCTTTATCCATATCAATCATCGCAGTCCTTAAGATAACATTCAATGAGAAGTTCCTCCTCTCAATATACTCATGGACAATCTTAGCCGTATACATAGcaccaagcatcatcaccttATCAGGGACAATGCCACTGTAGACCCTGCCAAGAATGGTGGACCTACCTCTTTTATTTGTCTCCTTAAAACCTAGTTAAGTGCTAATCATGTTTGTTTTACCCTTTaatccctttttcttcttcttcttgtcacctTGCTGGGAGTTTTTCTAGAGAGAGGAATTCCCGGAGGGATTCCAGGACGCCATCTCGTCATTGTCTCCTTCTTGGCAGAACGTATACACCCCATGATCATCTCCCTCCTCTATTCCtccatctctcttctttctctccattcCCCCATTTGATCTTACTTccttggaagttgaagaagaggGTCATCCGTCACCGTAGTTCGGATCTCCACCGGTAGTCTTGGCATCCggaggagaggagaagaagatcaagTAGCCGTTGGCGTTTCCCCAAAGGCTAGGTaggccctctctctctctctcttggtgATGGTAGGGTGGTATGCTATAGTCATGGGAGAAGCTTGTGTTTGTGAAAATCTTGAGCTTGGTGAtagattattttctaataaatattcatGATTTGAAGCTCTTAGTGGGTGATCTATGCTCTCATGTGTCTATGgttgcctttgatgatgatgtttgtatGTAGAGCTTTACCATTTTGATTTGTGtttggcttatccttgcatggggctatatatttatttttgcatacaTGAAACCATGGCTAGTGAGTGTGTaggaagctatatatatatatgtatgtttacaTTTTCATGCAAGAGACTAAACCACTTCTACCTATAGGTTTAGATCACTCTTGTGTCCCTTGAATACCTCAAGTTCATGGCCTCCAaggatgtatatttatatatatttacacacatGAAACCACcttcatatgtatatacatatatgtttgaagCCACTCATACATGTGCAAGAAACCATGTTCTCATTTGCATGAAACCTTATGTTTTTACACCCTTGAATGTTAGCTTGCATGATCCATGCATTGGTCTATGAGTTTTGCATGCATACACCTgcccttatatacatatatatagattatgttTACTTACTATGTGTGCATGACAATAATACTTAAATGGCATGCATCCTGGTTGTGATAAATTGAAATAGTTATGTATTGGCATAGTAAACCACTATGTTGGTAGGGCATGGGTtgtgttcatttaattatagcatttgatgttttttgttttgtttttttctttgtttttttgttgcttCCTTTGAATCCTTGAGTTCTAATTTGTGTTTAGAAAGACCATGCTTTGTAGTAGAGTGTTGGTATTTTTAGACTAGTTTATCTTTAGCCTTAGTGCTTGAACACTTCCAAGTATTCATGtctatttggttggtttttcccttggattataggaccaccttgagcatcatcttggatttcttttgaatttaggagatcaccaagtaagtaatcccttgaactcttgtatttaaaattttgttgtattggtttattttcatgtaaaatttctgaaaatttatttgcaattattctttgaaaattattgtcGGAATGTCATCTTATTTTTGACTTATGTTTTTATATGAAGAGTAGTTTCTATACTTAAATGGAACCATGGTGTTATTATTTTGCCAAAACTTATATAGGTTAATTCCCTTTTATTACTTTCAATTATTTGACAAAGTGTTTATCCCTTTTGTAATCCTATTTATTaccaataacaaaaaaacttaagattaataagtgcttgaatctTTGGTCCACCTGCCATCAACTtagattatctatttattatttggttatattttttattccttaaatatccacttgcctTTATGTCCTTGCCCATCTCCTTTCAAAAATTGTTACCATCCTTGTTTTGACATTGTttcctttgaatttatttgtcTAGCTATCTTGGAAATAGGTGggccatttttcttcaattgatgagacaTATTagactttgtatttttttttaaaaaaaatttagtattttattgtattaataattatgcatttcacccttgagattggttgaataattatttattggttatttatacttgtggtattttattttattggtaaatcatttattttcttgaatttgggaaaatatttgtgaaatgttgttactttttcttcaaagtggGAACCAGGCATAGGCTTGGAAAagtgattatattattttacattatttattcatctatttatttatttactttattttattagttgaatttttgaaaaatacttgtgaatattttgtattcttggcttggaaaTGTGTCTGAGTATTTTGGTCTCCAAaggagcgatatgcaaccctgttagtggggggttaaaccctgaccttgtcgacaataattttgtgaaaatgagactgcagtttcgcacagtgtccgttcggtgaaataatcaatggtcacctggtattcagtctcgggtcaccgagggtaaataaataatttctgttattttggctcgggtttatcaccgagggtaaacaaatgacctttggcacttacagtgaatttggagacatactctggatttttttatttattgttttactttttgattttgtttacactatttttgtgttattgatttttgtgcaaatttcagacctgaacttttgctttcagtttgttttggattacttactgggctagtgagctcatggatttattttaaatccttttcagatcaggagcagtagacctagagatcttagaaggcttccagtagATGTCTTTTTTGGAGTTATGTCTTATGTCTTTGTATCAGTTGTATtgttgttaagaacctccttgtaggtcctgctgtatttcttttgctttatattcgagcttggttgtaaaccttaagttgtactcttatttggtatttctgtcagtttatttctactcctagtctgtgtttaggttttgaggccttgcaggttcactgggccTGTCCTGTGGGTCTGCGGacgtttgtcagcgcaccaggtTCGGGGCATGACAACCACTCTCCAGCATCCTATCAAACAAGTCTAATGCCTTCCCCTGGATTCCCACACTCAGCCTACCCTGTAGTCATCACTGTCCATAGCACCAAATCCTTTGTGCACATTTTATCTAACACCTACCGTGCATCCTCCAAAAACCCACATTTCACATATATATCAACTAATGCAGCGGCGACAAACACATCCGACTTCAATCCAAACTTGTAAATAAGATGATGAATTTCCAACCCCATTCGCAGAGACTCCATATCACGACAAACCCTAAGCACGAAAGGAATTGTGAAGTTATCAACACGAGCCCCAGACTGAACGAATTCCTTGAAAATCTCCAAACATCTCAGATAATCACCAGTCTTAGAGAGATCACCAAGAATGACACTCTAAGAGACATTGGCACACTGATCCATCCAAAAGAAGAGCACGGACGGGTCATGCAAATCCTTGTGCTTGGCGTAGATGTACAAGAGCTTATTTGCAACGCTGAGATTTCTGATCATGGACATGGTGATGGCGTAGGCGTGGACGTGCTTGATCTCTTTCTGATGGCGGCATTGGACGAGGACTGAGATGAAGGACATGGGGTTGAGGGACTCTACTGGTCTTATTGAACTACACATTGAGAAAGACCTCAGCGGCTGAGATGAAGGACCTAAGGTTCAgggatatctctttctctcaatcgagagagagagagagagcaagagaaagagagatccCACCAATCTTCTTGTCGCCAGTGGTGGAAGGCGTCGCCGGTGGTGGAGGTTGTCGCTAGGGTGAGGTCCGAAGGAGGTGCTTGTTTGCTTTTTGGAGTTAGGGGTGGTGGTAAGACTACTGTAAACCATATTTTACAGTATTTCAACTCACAACCAAAGTTGTGAGTTAAAATACTGTAAAATGAGAGtctaatgtaaaatttttacaaGTAAAAGTTGcctttacatcaaaccaaacaccaaaaagtaAGTTTCACatataaaactttttacatCACACCTACTTACATCAACTTACTTCTAACCAAATAGCcccaaaaagaatttttttaaacaaaaaaactattacTTTTACATGATAACAAGTagacttaaaaaaagaaacaaagtttaAACACAAAAATGTCACTCCAAACAATTGTTAACATAAAGTGtgaaactaatgaaatgccgaAGAGTTGAGCAGGAGTTCTCCTTCAAGACATGAGTCCGGGTCCCTCATGTAAGATGTCTAGAGCAATGACAACTTTGGAAAGAGAAAAGTCAAGAGgcgaagagaaaaaaagaaaccgATGCTAGTAATAGTGTTCTCTGGATTaactaagaaaaaagaaaccatTTCCTCTCAAAGCGGAATAATCATTGCGGCCAAGGGCATTATGGTCAAACCATGtctcacttgccacaacttcccatacAAGAGAcaattttgtccaaaaaattcaaaactaactccgTTACATGCTTgggggtttcaaattcattgtattcaaaaggaagggttTTTTTTATAGGTAATCAAATTTAGAGGGACAATTTGTGCATATTACAAAACTTAGgaggtgtttttagcaatttttagAACATTAAATAGTGCAAACACTTATATTCTACTTCAATCACTTGTACTgtattatatttctaattttcaCAATAATAATTACTTTAACAAATGCTCTCCATCCATTTTTAATGAATGCTACTagttcttattatatatatattaataaatgtggataagtGACAACCGTCACAACCCTCGACCATTGTTTTGAAAAGAAGTTACGTTAAATCTTTAACCTGTCATGTATGAAAGAAATGAGTTA carries:
- the LOC120254164 gene encoding pentatricopeptide repeat-containing protein At3g26630, chloroplastic-like, with the protein product MSFISVLVQCRHQKEIKHVHAYAITMSMIRNLSVANKLLYIYAKHKDLHDPSVLFFWMDQCANEFVQSGARVDNFTIPFVLRVCRDMESLRMGLEIHHLIYKFGLKSDVFVAAALVDIYVKCGFLEDARVYSGIVPDKVMMLGAMYTAKIVHEYIERRNFSLNVILRTAMIDMDKDQDHVVGDYNEDQEQVWNIGDHLLI